A single genomic interval of Adhaeribacter pallidiroseus harbors:
- the kdsB gene encoding 3-deoxy-manno-octulosonate cytidylyltransferase: MEILGIIPARYASTRFPGKPLVSIQGKTMIQRVYEQASKAKLTQVLVATDDERIMAEVQRFGGEAVLTANHHQSGTDRCFEAYTGFNVPHDGIINIQGDEPFIQPEQINLLVACLENPATQLATLVKPIESAAELFNPNSPKVVLNQHHEAIYFSRQPIPYLRGAEESTWPDKHLYYKHIGIYGYRADILEQITQLPPSALEKAESLEQLRWLENGYKIATAVTYLETFGIDTPEDLERAIQSRLH; the protein is encoded by the coding sequence ATGGAAATTCTCGGTATTATTCCGGCTCGTTATGCTTCTACCCGCTTCCCGGGCAAACCCCTGGTTTCTATTCAGGGCAAAACCATGATTCAGCGGGTATACGAGCAAGCCAGTAAGGCTAAACTAACCCAAGTTTTAGTGGCTACCGACGACGAACGGATTATGGCGGAAGTGCAGCGTTTTGGCGGGGAAGCCGTACTAACGGCCAACCATCACCAAAGTGGCACGGACCGGTGTTTTGAGGCGTATACTGGGTTTAACGTACCGCACGATGGTATCATTAACATTCAGGGCGACGAACCATTTATCCAGCCCGAACAAATTAACCTGCTGGTAGCTTGTTTGGAGAACCCGGCCACCCAATTGGCTACCCTGGTAAAACCGATTGAATCAGCCGCGGAGTTGTTTAATCCCAACTCACCCAAAGTAGTTTTAAACCAGCACCACGAAGCCATTTATTTTAGCCGGCAACCTATTCCGTATCTGCGGGGTGCCGAAGAAAGTACCTGGCCCGACAAGCACTTGTACTACAAACATATTGGAATTTACGGGTACCGGGCCGATATTCTGGAACAAATTACCCAGTTGCCACCTAGTGCGTTAGAAAAAGCCGAATCGTTGGAACAACTGCGCTGGCTCGAAAACGGTTATAAGATTGCTACCGCGGTAACCTACCTGGAAACTTTCGGGATTGACACGCCCGAAGATTTGGAAAGAGCAATACAATCCAGATTACATTAA
- a CDS encoding translation initiation factor, with amino-acid sequence MADKNKKGRQGVVFSTDPEFNYSYEPDEQAQTLPPQQQNLKVQLDKKARAGKQVTLVSGFVGSEEDLKELGKLLKNKCGVGGTIKDQEIIIQGDFRDKILQILIQANYKAKKVGG; translated from the coding sequence ATGGCAGATAAAAACAAAAAGGGCCGGCAAGGAGTGGTTTTTTCTACAGATCCGGAATTTAACTATTCGTACGAGCCCGACGAGCAAGCGCAAACGCTGCCGCCGCAACAACAGAATTTAAAAGTACAGCTTGATAAAAAAGCCCGCGCTGGCAAACAGGTAACTTTAGTCTCGGGGTTTGTGGGTTCCGAAGAAGATTTAAAAGAACTTGGCAAATTGCTGAAAAATAAATGCGGGGTGGGCGGCACCATTAAAGACCAGGAAATAATTATACAAGGCGATTTTCGCGATAAAATTCTGCAAATTTTAATTCAGGCAAATTACAAAGCCAAAAAAGTGGGCGGCTAA